One Scleropages formosus chromosome 8, fSclFor1.1, whole genome shotgun sequence DNA window includes the following coding sequences:
- the pyroxd2 gene encoding pyridine nucleotide-disulfide oxidoreductase domain-containing protein 2 isoform X4 has translation MCLEEQLCPRRLFQKHGLKVYMRDPHAFTPMLEEGVGGRPPRSLLLGSDSEKNMQEIGKFSEKDARAYPVFQSHLEKIARAISPLLDAPPVDVAAINEGSLRRRVAALKTLRPLLQCGLQLGKNLPDFYQLLTAPAMKVLNCWFESEPLKATLATDAVIGAMVSPRSPGSGYVLLHHVMGELEKERGAWGYVEGGMGGVSDSIASSARAHGASIFTEKEVTQVLVNQDGCATGIVLKDGFEIHSKVVLSNATPHVTFGQLTPQSTLTPDFLKAVSQIDYTSPVTKINVAVDRLPNFLAAPNRSDSLPGPHHQCSIHINCESVDVLEKAYQECKHGRPSTRPMVEVCIPSVLDPTLAPSGCHVISIFSQFTPYWLEGGRAWTENDKEKYADSVFNWIECYAPGFRSTIVGKEVLAPPDLERIFGLTGGNIFHGAMSLDQLYLARPLPSVSSYRSPVKGLYLCGSGCHPGGGVMGAAGCNAALMILADLKRG, from the exons aaACATGGGCTGAAAGTCTACATGAGGGACCCCCATGCCTTCACACCAATGCTGGAGGAAGGTGTTGGTGGGCGTCCACCACGTTCTCTGCTACTGGGGTCTGACTCAGAGAAGAACATGCAGGAGATTGGGAAGTTTTCTGAAAAGGATGCAAGA GCCTATCCAGTGTTCCAGAGTCATCTAGAGAAAATTGCTCGTGCTATCAGTCCTCTCTTAGATGCCCCACCTGTGGATGTAGCTGCGATTAATGAGGGATCTTTGAGGAGGAGAGTGGCTGCTCTAAAGACCTTGAGACCCCTGCTGCAGTGTG GATTACAGCTGGGAAAGAACCTTCCAGATTTCTACCAGCTCCTAACTGCACCAGCAATGAAG GTATTAAACTGCTGGTTTGAATCAGAACCGCTGAAAGCTACGCTGGCCACAGATGCAGTGATTGGTGCTATGGTGAGCCCCAGAAGCCCTGGCAGCGG CTATGTGCTCCTGCACCATGTGATGGGGGAGTTGGAGAAGGAGCGTGGAGCCTGGGGCTATGTGGAAGGGGGTATGGGAGGTGTGTCAGATTCTATTGCCAGTTCTGCACGTGCCCATGGGGCATCCATCTTCACTGAGAAG GAGGTGACACAAGTGTTGGTTAATCAGGATGGCTGTGCTACAGGCATTGTGCTGAAGGATGGCTTTGAGATCCACAGTAAAGTGGTTCTATCTAATGCCACGCCACATGTGACCTTCGGGCAGCTCACGCCACAG AGCACGCTGACTCCAGATTTTCTTAAAGCAGTATCTCAGATTGACTACACATCTCCTGTCACCAAGATTAATG TTGCTGTGGACAGACTACCTAATTTCCTGGCTGCCCCCAATCGCTCAGACAGTTTGCCAGGCCCCCACCACCAATGCTCCATCCATATAAACTGTGAGAGTGTAGATGTATTGGAGAAGGCCTACCAGGAATGTAAGCATGGTCGTCCATCTACAAG ACCCATGGTGGAGGTGTGCATTCCGTCTGTACTGGACCCCACTCTGGCCCCTTCTGGCTGCCACGTTATCTCCATCTTCTCCCAGTTCACCCCTTACTGGCTGGAAGGAGGGCGTGCCTGGACAGAGAATGACAAGGAAAAGTATGCCGACTCAG TCTTCAACTGGATTGAGTGCTATGCTCCTGGTTTCAGAAGCACCATAGTGGGCAAGGAGGTCCTGGCACCCCCTGACCTGGAAAGGATTTTTGGACTCACAGGAGGG AATATTTTTCATGGTGCAATGTCATTGGACCAGTTGTATCTGGCACGACCTTTACCTTCTGTCTCCAGCTATCGTTCACCAGTCAAAGGTCTTTATCTGTGTGGCAGCGGATGCCATCCAG gtggggGAGTGATGGGCGCTGCAGGTTGTAATGCTGCCCTGATGATTTTGGCTGACTTAAAAAGAGGTTGA
- the pyroxd2 gene encoding pyridine nucleotide-disulfide oxidoreductase domain-containing protein 2 isoform X3: protein MPRPHTCRRPAWRLLSWSAVMCLEEQLCPRRLFQKHGLKVYMRDPHAFTPMLEEGVGGRPPRSLLLGSDSEKNMQEIGKFSEKDARAYPVFQSHLEKIARAISPLLDAPPVDVAAINEGSLRRRVAALKTLRPLLQCGLQLGKNLPDFYQLLTAPAMKVLNCWFESEPLKATLATDAVIGAMVSPRSPGSGYVLLHHVMGELEKERGAWGYVEGGMGGVSDSIASSARAHGASIFTEKEVTQVLVNQDGCATGIVLKDGFEIHSKVVLSNATPHVTFGQLTPQSTLTPDFLKAVSQIDYTSPVTKINVAVDRLPNFLAAPNRSDSLPGPHHQCSIHINCESVDVLEKAYQECKHGRPSTRPMVEVCIPSVLDPTLAPSGCHVISIFSQFTPYWLEGGRAWTENDKEKYADSVFNWIECYAPGFRSTIVGKEVLAPPDLERIFGLTGGNIFHGAMSLDQLYLARPLPSVSSYRSPVKGLYLCGSGCHPGGGVMGAAGCNAALMILADLKRG from the exons aaACATGGGCTGAAAGTCTACATGAGGGACCCCCATGCCTTCACACCAATGCTGGAGGAAGGTGTTGGTGGGCGTCCACCACGTTCTCTGCTACTGGGGTCTGACTCAGAGAAGAACATGCAGGAGATTGGGAAGTTTTCTGAAAAGGATGCAAGA GCCTATCCAGTGTTCCAGAGTCATCTAGAGAAAATTGCTCGTGCTATCAGTCCTCTCTTAGATGCCCCACCTGTGGATGTAGCTGCGATTAATGAGGGATCTTTGAGGAGGAGAGTGGCTGCTCTAAAGACCTTGAGACCCCTGCTGCAGTGTG GATTACAGCTGGGAAAGAACCTTCCAGATTTCTACCAGCTCCTAACTGCACCAGCAATGAAG GTATTAAACTGCTGGTTTGAATCAGAACCGCTGAAAGCTACGCTGGCCACAGATGCAGTGATTGGTGCTATGGTGAGCCCCAGAAGCCCTGGCAGCGG CTATGTGCTCCTGCACCATGTGATGGGGGAGTTGGAGAAGGAGCGTGGAGCCTGGGGCTATGTGGAAGGGGGTATGGGAGGTGTGTCAGATTCTATTGCCAGTTCTGCACGTGCCCATGGGGCATCCATCTTCACTGAGAAG GAGGTGACACAAGTGTTGGTTAATCAGGATGGCTGTGCTACAGGCATTGTGCTGAAGGATGGCTTTGAGATCCACAGTAAAGTGGTTCTATCTAATGCCACGCCACATGTGACCTTCGGGCAGCTCACGCCACAG AGCACGCTGACTCCAGATTTTCTTAAAGCAGTATCTCAGATTGACTACACATCTCCTGTCACCAAGATTAATG TTGCTGTGGACAGACTACCTAATTTCCTGGCTGCCCCCAATCGCTCAGACAGTTTGCCAGGCCCCCACCACCAATGCTCCATCCATATAAACTGTGAGAGTGTAGATGTATTGGAGAAGGCCTACCAGGAATGTAAGCATGGTCGTCCATCTACAAG ACCCATGGTGGAGGTGTGCATTCCGTCTGTACTGGACCCCACTCTGGCCCCTTCTGGCTGCCACGTTATCTCCATCTTCTCCCAGTTCACCCCTTACTGGCTGGAAGGAGGGCGTGCCTGGACAGAGAATGACAAGGAAAAGTATGCCGACTCAG TCTTCAACTGGATTGAGTGCTATGCTCCTGGTTTCAGAAGCACCATAGTGGGCAAGGAGGTCCTGGCACCCCCTGACCTGGAAAGGATTTTTGGACTCACAGGAGGG AATATTTTTCATGGTGCAATGTCATTGGACCAGTTGTATCTGGCACGACCTTTACCTTCTGTCTCCAGCTATCGTTCACCAGTCAAAGGTCTTTATCTGTGTGGCAGCGGATGCCATCCAG gtggggGAGTGATGGGCGCTGCAGGTTGTAATGCTGCCCTGATGATTTTGGCTGACTTAAAAAGAGGTTGA